AGATCGAGTACGAGCCCGCGTAGTCGAAGCCGTACTGGGCGGCCGTACTGCGGTCGACCGCGTGGACGATGTGGCTGACGCTGAAGTACAGCGAGGCCATGTAGCACAGCGCGCAGGGCTCGCCAGAAGCGATCAGCGTGGCCCCCGCGACGGCGTGCAGGCCGTACCGGGCGGCGGCTTCGCGCAGCGCGACCACCTCCGCGTGCGCGGTGGGGTCGTTGTCCTCGCGCACCCGGTTGAATCCGGTGCCCAGGACACGGCCGCCGTTGACCACCACGCCGGAGAACGGGATGCCGCCCTTGGCGACATGCTCACTGCTGATCCGTACCGCCTGACCGACATACCCGGCCAGTTCACTTTCAGAGATCTCGGAGTAGGA
This is a stretch of genomic DNA from Streptomyces sp. NA04227. It encodes these proteins:
- a CDS encoding nucleoside deaminase, with the protein product MSYSEISESELAGYVGQAVRISSEHVAKGGIPFSGVVVNGGRVLGTGFNRVREDNDPTAHAEVVALREAAARYGLHAVAGATLIASGEPCALCYMASLYFSVSHIVHAVDRSTAAQYGFDYAGSYSIFAKDPADWPIKVTSLQIPEATKPFEEFLAMDRRRK